The Pyrenophora tritici-repentis strain M4 chromosome 3, whole genome shotgun sequence genome has a window encoding:
- a CDS encoding Dimer-Tnp-hAT domain containing protein, whose translation MSSNTLSASAISTPPSRRPATPPHFDAVIRTETVCNTSNAKRQRLKKHHRVNSIHHVLAYHTTSESSQPSQTSSSSSQPAITSVFRTVSDQTIIRNAFNEQGYRDALVGLLTRRRIAFSSIEWSEMRDLALACNPFIEDQLITSRRTAVRLIASNYQLYKGHVIKGSLSTAVSPIHISTDLWTSPFRSSLLAVCAQWVDHEYKLQKALLGLPECRYSHSGEQQAHLLLQTLEEYGIQSRVGWHTGDNATSNDTCLEHLETLLRTKHNVKFTAKERRIRCIGHIINLSLQAFLLASSKEALTAALDAVTDVMGEELLAEFSSVLTSRQRNPRAQAQAVPQTSQRQRLSRRRRSVDSHGSVDEDFCGIENISTLRKLHQLCVWLRNSSIHAAEWDRKVGLRLGIDNQTRWSSWYSVMDRAIKKMAAIKVFMHDNEKHLNEIRLTSDDWDILQKAHTFLQPFASATLYAEGDKSSISQSLLIMDSLLVHYEQQKIHYSKDENEDLRMVRSIEMGWFVLEKYYNMTDQVPVYASAILLNPASRAAYLKKNWPAEWYEPAINAAQNFWVNEFKDALPLASPTASQQMAPPLKQRGAVLDQILQQMSVAAADQSNSDDLKIFAESPVIQIDCSPLEWWCRSEQRQRYPRLSNMAISILSIAAESSEPERTFSGARRTCSWDRSRLTCDNIEKIECIGSWLREGHIKPCSLNGMGLPMEPEQDDEAEMIRDEVEEILEWT comes from the exons ATGTCATCGAATACCTTGTCAGCAAGTGCGATATCAACGCCACCGTCGCGAAGACCCGCAACGCCGCCACACTTTGACGCTGTTATACGAACCGAAACTGTCTGTAACACCAGCAATGCAAAGCGCCAGCGTTTGAAAAAGCA TCACCGAGTAAACTCTATCCACCATGTTCTAGCATATCATACAACGTCAGAGTCTTCTCAGCCCTCGcaaacttcttcttcgtcgtcgcaACCAGCTATCACTTCAGTGTTTAGGACTGTCTCTGATCAGACAATTATCCGCAACGCCTTCAATGAACAAGGGTATCGCGATGCGCTTGTCGGTCTTCTGACTCGACGTCGAATAGCCTTTTCATCAATCGAATGGTCTGAAATGAGGGATCTAGCGCTTGCTTGCAATCCATTTATTGAAGACCAGCTTATCACAAGTCGACGTACAGCCGTACGTCTTATCGCCTCGAATTATCAGCTTTATAAAGGCCATGTAATTAAAGGCAGCTTATCGACGGCTGTGAGTCCTATCCACATATCAACAGATCTCTGGACATCACCGTTCCGTTCATCTCTCCTTGCTGTATGCGCACAGTGGGTCGATCACGAATATAAGCTTCAGAAGGCTCTTTTAGGACTGCCAGAATGTCGTTACAGCCACTCTGGAGAACAGCAAGCACACTTACTTCTTCAAACCCTCGAGGAATATGGGATACAGTCTAGAGTTGGCTGGCATACGGGTGATAACGCAACATCTAACGATACCTGTTTGGAGCATCTTGAAACCCTCCTTCGAACTAAGCACAAC GTTAAATTTACTGCTAAAGAGCGCCGTATCCGATGTATCGGTCATATTATCAATTTATCCTTGCAGGCATTCCTGCTTGCATCCTCTAAGGAGGCTCTTACCGCTGCTCTCGACGCCGTAACGGATGTTATGGGGGAAGAGCTTCTCGCAGAGTTTTCAAGCGTTCTTACTTCTCGACAGAGAAACCCTAGAGCCCAAGCCCAAGCTGTTCCACAAACCTCACAGAGACAAAGGTTGTCTCGCCGAAGACGCAGCGTTGATAGCCATGGGTCTGTTGATGAGGACTTTTGTGGTATTGAGAACATCTCTACACTACGCAAATTACATCAACTATGTGTCTGGCTGCGCAACTCAAGTATACATGCAGCAGAGTGGGATCGCAAGGTAGGCCTCCGCTTAGGGATTGACAATCAGACTCGGTGGTCTTCATGGTACTCAGTTATGGATCGGGCTATTAAGAAGATGGCTGCAATTAAGGTCTTTATGCACGATAACGAGAAACACCTTAACGAGATCCGTCTTACTTCTGACGACTGGGATATACTACAAAAAGCACATACATTTTTACAACCATTTGCATCAGCAACGCTATACGCGGAGGGAGATAAATCGTCTATCTCTCAATCTCTTTTGATTATGGACTCTCTTTTAGTCCACTATGAGCAGCAAAAG ATACATTACTCTAAAGATGAAAATGAGGACCTTCGCATGGTTCGATCGATCGAGATGGGCTGGTTCGTACTTGAGAAGTACTACAACATGACTGATCAGGTTCCGGTGTACGCTTCCGCTATTCTTCTAAATCCCGCAAGTAGAGCAGCATATCTCAAGAAGAACTGGCCAGCCGAATGGTACGAACCAGCTATTAACGCTGCTCAAAACTTTTGGGTGAATGAGTTTAAGGACGCTTTGCCTTTAGCTAGCCCTACAGCTTCTCAACAAATGGCTCCTCCTTTAAAGCAACGCGGTGCCGTTCTCGATCAGATTCTACAACAGATGTCAGTTGCGGCGGCAGATCAATCAAACAGCGACGATCTTAAAATTTTCGCAGAAAGTCCAGTAATACAAATCGACTGTAGCCCTCTTGAATGGTGGTGCCGATCGGAGCAACGGCAGCGCTACCCTAGGCTAAGCAACATGGCTATTTCTATTCTTTCTATCGCTGCAGAGTCGTCCGAGCCAGAGAGAACATTCTCAGGTGCAAGAAGAACCTGTTCATGGGATCGGTCGAGGCTCACTTGCGACAACATTGAGAAGATCGAGTGCATTGGCAGTTGGCTTAGGGAAGGCCACATAAAACCGTGTTCTCTCAACGGAATGGGTCTACCAATGGAACCAGAGCAAGATGACGAAGCAGAGATGATAAGGGATGAGGTAGAGGAGATTCTAGAATGGACATAA
- a CDS encoding Med9 multi-domain protein, whose protein sequence is MAGSLSYQDDISQTTRQQQDEITQLRQQLRQQQDENEQLHQQLRLASVETNKPKAENREQRSKIFIME, encoded by the coding sequence ATGGCAGGCAGTCTCTCCTACCAAGATGATATTAGCCAAACAACAAGGCAGCAGCAAGATGAGATCACACAACTGCGCCAGCAGCTTAGGCAGCAGCAAGACGAGAACGAACAACTACATCAACAGCTCAGGCTCGCATCAGTGGAGACCAACAAGCCCAAGGCGGAGAACCGCGAACAGAGGTCGAAGATCTTTATCATGGAATGA
- a CDS encoding Fringe domain containing protein: MLKTLAGRLARRPWRFVFPGLLLFFFAYTLSHRKAPHAQAPVHKAKTKSFFPPLETKAANSIELDYCQNFPVKLLQEVQVVLKVASDGASETKAHLSTVSSCITNLIIVGDREERLGDRQVIDILAELPKSYAKDSPDFQAYLDQKKAHEGGETVKEQQRSFKLDRFKYLPMVDKAYMSNPTAKWFVFIESDVYIFWDTLFRLLSLLDPAQPHYIGEAHKGSEGRHFAYGGAGIIISQGLIKQLIPAKSPGSTEIPRENRLSVRFESWVKEDQRGDAVLAYAIQNTTGHKLEAMYPTFASDKLKDVTTTRDKWCVPMLTLHQIKPQQMEDLWKWERTRPYNTKPFTYSSFLSYTHGFLAQGPSREWWDNLSTAPVPNDRPAHRNAGSCGSECAADSNCLQWSYSQTVCRHADYIKLGDAVDRENGGQGEFVSGWDTGKLRSMGFGVEGENGQREFYEGCIEATWLIPQAA; the protein is encoded by the exons ATGCTGAAAACGCTAGCTGGCCGGTTGGCACGACGGCCATGGCGATTTGTCTTTCCTGGTCTGCTCTTGTTCTTTTTCGCATATACACTTTCGCACCGAAAAGCACCACACGCACAGGCGCCCGTACATAAAGCGAAGACCAAGTCGTTTTTCCCCCCTCTAGAAACAAAGGCTGCCAATTCCATCGAACTCGACTACTGCCAGAACTTCCCCGTGAAGCTGCTCCAGGAGGTGCAGGTGGTACTTAAGGTGGCCTCTGATGGCGCATCCGAGACGAAAGCACACCTCAGCACCGTATCGAGCTGCATCACCAACCTGATCATCGTAGGCGACCGCGAAGAGCGTCTAGGGGACCGACAGGTGATTGATATCCTGGCCGAGCTGCCCAAGAGCTACGCCAAGGACAGTCCTGATTTCCAGGCCTACCTGGACCAGAAGAAGGCACACGAAGGCGGCGAGACGGTAAAGGAACAGCAGCGGTCGTTCAAGCTCGACCGGTTCAAGTACCTGCCCATGGTGGACAAGGCATACATGTCAAACCCGACGGCCAAGTGGTTCGTCTTTATCGAGTCAGATGTTTACATCTTCTGGGATACACTGTTCCGCCTGCTCAGCCTGCTCGACCCTGCACAACCACATTACATAGGCGAGGCGCACAAGGGGTCCGAAGGCCGCCACTTTGCCTATGGCGGTGCAGGCATCATCATCTCCCAGGGGCTGATCAAGCAGCTCATCCCCGCCAAGAGCCCCGGTTCCACTGAGATCCCACGTGAAAACCGTCTCAGCGTCAGGTTCGAGAGTTGGGTCAAGGAAGACCAGCGCGGCGACGCTGTCCTCGCCTACGCCATTCAAAACACAACTGGACACAAGCTCGAGGCCATGTATCCTACCTTTGCAAGCGACAAGCTCAAAGATGTCACCACCACACGCGACAAGTGGTGCGTCCCGATGCTTACGTTGCACCAAATCAAGCCCCAGCAGATGGAAGACCTATGGAAGTGGGAGCGCACACGGCCATACAACACC AAACCCTTCACATACTCTTCCTTCCTCTCCTACACGCATGGCTTCCTTGCTCAGGGCCCCTCCCGCGAATGGTGGGACAATCTCTCCACAGCCCCCGTGCCCAATGACCGTCCCGCTCATCGCAACGCTGGCTCATGTGGCTCCGAATGCGCTGCCGACTCCAATTGTCTGCAATGGTCATACTCGCAGACTGTGTGTCGTCACGCCGATTACATCAAGCTCGGAGATGCCGTCGACCGCGAGAACGGCGGACAAGGCGAGTTTGTCAGCGGCTGGGACACTGGAAAGCTCCGTAGCATGGGCTTCGGCGTTGAAGGAGAAAACGGACAAAGAGAGTTCTACGAAGGCTGCATCGAGGCTACCTGGCTGATACCGCAGGCGGCGTAG
- a CDS encoding Herpes-BLLF1 multi-domain protein — protein sequence MFTNTILTVAAVASTALAAPWTNNRVDPKCTIVFDGRVPKNLTPTALDVQSTNTIFNADYVKGNNLTWSQILQFPYEVSRFDGSNYKAVEVTISDKSIFQQQKGFRRAGLQFLKDAPDGEGAKGVKTLHWSVKQDSAKPLNLTHEYLNVWHEAADYSNNQIQFQTGSLIGKSDADKKSFKILDRSGTSLWSVPIDFTQWQNFAAKLDYNNNQATFYYSTGLNQLKQVAGPTAVNLAGGGQYQIGILKKPTGTSDVANAGYQSPNLNEGQIYGGLFLEDSSNGCISL from the exons ATGTTTACCAACACCATCCTTACCGTGGCCGCCGTAGCCTCCACTGCTCTCGCAGCACCCTGGACAAACAACCGCGTTGACCCCAAGTGCACAATCGTGTTCGATGGCCGCGTTCCCAAGAACCTCACACCTACCGCCCTGGACGTCCAGTCCACCAACACCATCTTCAACGCCGACTACGTCAAGGGCAACAACCTGACATGGTCGCAAATCCTGCAATTCCCCTACGAGGTCTCGCGCTTCGACGGTAGCAACTATAAGGCCGTCGAAGTCACCATTTCCGACAAGTCCATTTTCCAGCAGCAAAAGGGCTTCCGCCGCGCCGGTCTCCAGTTCCTCAAGGATGCGCCCGACGGTGAGGGCGCCAAAGGTGTCAAGACGCTGCACTGGAGCGTCAAGCAGGACTCTGCTAAGCCGTTGAACTTGACGCACGAGTACCTCAATGTCTGGCACGAGGCCGCCGACTACAGCAACAACCAGATCCAATTCCAAACCGGATCTCTGATTGGCAAGAGCGACGCCGACAAGAAGAGCTTCAAGATTCTTGACCGCAGCGGTACCTCGCTCTGGTCTGTCCCCATTGACTTTACCCAATGGCAGAACTTTGCCGCCAAGCTCGACTACAACAACAA CCAAGCCACTTTCTACTACAGCACCGGCTTGAACCAGCTCAAGCAGGTCGCCGGCCCTACCGCTGTCAACCTCGCCGGCGGCGGCCAGTACCAAATCGGCATCCTGAAGAAGCCCACCGGCACCTCTGACGTCGCCAACGCAGGCTACCAGTCGCCCAACCTCAACGAGGGACAGATCTACGGTGGTCTCTTCCTTGAGGACTCCAGCAACGGCTGCATCTCGCTCTAG
- a CDS encoding ABC-type uncharacterized transport system, ATPase component, which produces MSGTAPNKDIAPSIDVKNLSYLFPDGSNGLKDVLLDLPPGSRTLLIGANGAGKTTLLRLLSGKRMAPSGTVHIAGVDPFKMGLEGVTYLGLEWVLNPIVRTDIDVPTLLSSIGGDYYTERRDELIRILDIDLSWRMHAVSDGERRRVQLAMGLLRPWTILLLDEITVDLDLLSRSNFLNFLKKETQERPCTIVYATHILDNLATWPTHLVHMSLGKVKKWGSTEDMGVKVEQSERMYTGNSQLGELVLKWLQEDLNERGPRNGKGEGMAYQSLDGKGGYGAEKRTEK; this is translated from the exons ATGTCAGGAACAGCCCCCAATAAAGATATTGCGCCGTCAATCGATGTCAAGAACCTCAGCTATCTCTTTCCAGACGGCTCGAATGGATTAAAGGACGTGTTGCTGGATCTTCCTCCGGGAAGTAGGACCCTTCTGATTGGAG CTAATGGCGCGGGTAAAACTACGCTGCTCCGTCTCCTCTCCGGAAAGCGCATGGCACCCTCTGGCACCGTCCACATTGCGGGCGTTGACCCATTCAAGATGGGCCTTGAAGGTGTCACCTATCTTGGCCTCGAATGGGTGCTCAACCCCATCGTGCGTACAGACATTGACGTTCCCACGCTCCTCTCATCCATCGGCGGCGATTACTACACCGAGCGTCGCGACGAGCTCATACGCATCCTGGACATTGATTTGAGCTGGCGCATGCACGCCGTCTCAGACGGTGAGAGGCGACGAGTACAACTAGCAATGGGTCTCCTACGGCCATGGACTATCCTGCTGCTGGACGAGATTACCGTCGACCTGGATCTGCTATCGCGCAGCAACTTCCTCAACTTCCTGAAGAAGGAAACGCAGGAACGCCCATGCACCATCGTGTATGCGACACATATCCTGGACAACCTCGCTACGTGGCCGACGCATCTCGTCCACATGAGTCTGGGCAAGGTCAAGAAGTGGGGCAGCACCGAGGACATGGGCGTTAAGGTTGAACAGAGCGAGAGGATGTACACGGGAAACAGCCAACTGGGAGAATTGGTACTGAAATGGCTGCAAGAGGATCTGAATGAGAGAGGACCAAGGAATGGAAAGGGCGAGGGCATGGCGTATCAGAGCCTGGACGGAAAGGGTGGCTATGGTGCGGAGAAGAGGACCGAAAAGTAG
- a CDS encoding CypX, Cytochrome P450: MFLFAQPSTAIWLLLSVALAGYVVKKHREYRRLQTFPGPASTGWSEVLHIRAILSRRSHVWYKQVTDQYGPIARIGPNELITSSPDVLARMSGVRSPYTRSTWYYAATRMEVGKDHVFSLLDEAKHTKRRQQMASGYSGKENLSLESDIDEHVQQFLRLIRSKYLSTPTQYKPVDLAKKIQYLTLDVISKIGFGKAFGDLEADADLDGYISSSRDGMFIMNLIAGLGVTQYFHWSPIARLIGPSEKDKTGFGKMMTVARELIDSRLEKPTDSRSDMLASFIRHGLPRDDLVTESVLQILAGSDTTATAIRATMLYLMTHQRVYRCLQAEIDAAVSSGHAAPAPNIVSDDTLRSLPYLTAVVYEAFRIHPPLTDIAPKKVPRGGDTVVIGGKEHFLPGGTNVGYSVYGLQRDKDLFGEDADYFRPERWLLDESADGAQQEHLAAMKRTTEMIFGSGKYQCLGKPIAWLETRKVIFEFLRHFDWALACPEKPWSSANYHGVFLQEGMRVIVTAREHRVE; the protein is encoded by the exons ATGTTTCTGTTTGCGCAGCCTTCCACGGCGATATGGTTGCTGTTGTCTGTCGCGCTGGCGGGGTACGTGGTGAAGAAGCACCGTGAATACCGCCGCCTTCAAACGTTCCCCGGTCCTGCCAGTACGGGATGGTCCGAGGTGCTGCATATCCGCGCAATCCTAAGTCGACGTTCGCATGTCTGGTATAAGCAAGTCACCGACCAATATG GCCCCATTGCCAGGATCGGGCCCAATGAGCTGATCACGTCGTCGCCAGATGTGCTGGCGCGCATGAGCGGAGTACGCTCACCATACACTCGGTCGACATGGTACTATGCTGCGACGCGCATGGAGGTTGGAAAAGACCATGTCTTCAGTCTACTTGACGAGGCCAAGCACACCAAGAGACGTCAGCAGATGGCCTCTGGA TACTCTGGCAAGGAGAACCTCTCGCTGGAGTCGGACATTGACGAGCACGTACAGCAATTTCTGAGACTAATCAGGTCAAAGTATCTATCCACTCCCACTCAATATAAGCCCGTGGACCTTGCGAAAAAGATACAGTACCTCACTCTTGATGTCATCAGCAAGATTGGATTCGGAAAAGCATTTGGAGACCTCGAAGCCGACGCTGATCTCGACGGTTACATCAGCTCAAGCAGAGATGGCATGTTTATCATGAATCTCATAGCTGGTCTCGGAGTAACACAATACTTCCATTGGTCGCCCATTGCGCGCCTTATCGGACCATCAGAGAAAGACAAGACTGGTTTTGGCAAGATGATGACCGTAGCGCGTGAGCTCATCGATTCGCGACTGGAGAAGCCAACCGACAGTCGCTCAGACATGCTCGCGTCCTTCATCCGCCACGGACTACCGAGAGACGACCTCGTCACCGAATCTGTACTCCAGATCTTGGCTGGATCGGATACCACTGCGACGGCGATTCGAGCGACCATGCTGTACCTGATGACACACCAGCGGGTATACAGGTGTCTCCAGGCGGAGATTGACGCAGCCGTATCGTCAGGTCATGCAGCGCCTGCACCTAACATTGTATCTGACGATACTCTGAGAAGCCTACCATATCTGACAGCCGTGGTGTACGAAGCGTTCCGCATCCATCCTCCTCTTACTGATATCGCGCCGAAAAAGGTACCCCGCGGCGGGGACACGGTGGTTATTGGTGGCAAGGAGCATTTCCTGCCAGGCGGCACGAATGTCGGCTATAGCGTCTACGGCCTACAACGCGACAAAGACCTGTTCGGCGAAGACGCAGACTATTTCCGACCGGAGCGCTGGCTGCTCGACGAAAGCGCCGACGGCGCGCAGCAGGAACATTTGGCTGCGATGAAGCGCACGACGGAGATGATTTTCGGGTCCGGAAAGTACCAATGTCTTGGTAAGCCGATCGCATGGCTAGAGACTAGAAAGGTTATCTTTGAG TTTCTTCGGCATTTTGACTGGGCCCTGGCGTGTCCGGAGAAGCCATGGTCGTCTGCAAACTACCACGGAGTCTTCCTTCAAGAGGGCATGCGGGTTATAGTTACTGCGCGAGAGCACAGAGTGGAATGA
- a CDS encoding PnbA, Carboxylesterase type B: MKFLRPYLACASFATATLAATSPVIHSKAGVYQGRYLEEFDQDIFLGVKYAPKPVRFAPAKLVADAPEAHHDATQYGLDCTGYGGDTNTLVAGNWTKLGEDCLNLNIVKPRTNQTGLPVLLWIYGGGWQQGATSDPRYNMSYIVQQSVLNDKPVIGMSINYRMAAFGFLYSKEVEEAGSQNLGLRDQRLAMQWVHKHISSFGSDPTKVTIWGESAGAYSVGDHIAAYNGDNEGLFRAAILESGNAVGAPLNGTDWYQHMYDNLTQSVGCASATDTLQCLRDVPYETIAPYGYLGLEWFHVIDGSFIPRYGQQSLKEGKFTKIPLILGTNTDEGFGVNGVNNDAGAINELVHSKRWNVNETVAKRLLELYPNDPALGEPYGWGNRTWPQYGLQYKRYQSIASDLTMYAPRRLLAESMSKHVDGVYSYRWDAPKFNNTPDSIGVNHFSEIPFVFGNKEQQLTPLGNTPENIALSKLVMRMWTAFAYDLDPNGHGVPQTPMWPSYASNATNFVFRKDVSYIEADDDRETGVEYINNLVR; the protein is encoded by the exons ATGAAGTTCCTCAGGCCGTATCTAGCATGCGCATCCTTTGCTACAGCCACCCTCGCCGCCACATCTCCTGTCATCCACTCCAAAGCTGGTGTCTACCAAGGACGTTACCTGGAAGAGTTCGACCAAGATATTTTCCTTGGTGTCAAGTATGCGCCGAAGCCTGTACGCTTTGCTCCTGCTAAGCTAGTCGCCGATGCACCGGAGGCGCATCATGATGCTACGCAGTATGGCCTGGATTGTACAGGATATGGCGGAGACACGAATACGCTGGTTGCTGGGAACTGGACGAAGCTCGGAGAGGACTGCTTGAACTTGAATATTGTCAAGCCGAGGACAAACCAAACTGGATTGCCGGTGTTGCTTTGGATTTATGGCGGCGGGTGGCAGCAGGGGGCTACCAGTGACCCACG GTACAACATGAGTTACATTGTCCAGCAATCGGTGCTCAACGATAAGCCCGTCATCGGCATGTCCATCAACTACCGCATGGCAGCATTCGGTTTTCTTTATAGCAAAGAGGTCGAAGAAGCGGGTTCCCAGAATTTGGGTCTAAGAGATCAGCGACTTGCCATGCAGTGGGTTCATAAACATATCTCGTCTTTTGGTAGTGACCCGACCAAGGTAACTATCTGGGGCGAGTCTGCGGGCGCATACTCCGTGGGTGACCACATTGCCGCATACAACGGCGATAATGAAGGGCTCTTCCGTGCGGCCATTCTCGAAAGCGGCAATGCCGTCGGTGCGCCTCTTAACGGAACAGACTGGTACCAGCACATGTACGATAACCTGACCCAGTCGGTCGGCTGTGCAAGCGCTACAGACACGCTACAATGTTTACGCGACGTGCCTTACGAGACCATCGCACCATACGGCTACCTGGGTCTCGAATGGTTCCACGTCATCGACGGCAGTTTCATCCCACGATATGGCCAGCAATCGTTGAAAGAAGGCAAGTTCACCAAAATCCCCCTCATCCTCGGCACCAACACCGACGAGGGCTTCGGTGTAAACGGCGTAAACAACGATGCCGGCGCTATCAACGAACTCGTACACTCCAAGCGCTGGAATGTGAATGAGACCGTCGCAAAGAGACTGCTGGAGCTGTACCCGAATGACCCGGCACTTGGTGAGCCGTACGGATGGGGAAACAGGACGTGGCCGCAGTATGGACTGCAATACAAGCGGTACCAGAGTATCGCCTCGGATTTGACAATGTATGCTCCGAGGAGGTTGTTGGCAGAGAGTATGAGTAAGCATGTCGACGGAGTTTATTCGTATCGGTGGGATGCGCCAAAGTTCAACAATACGCCGGATAGCATTGGTGTCAATCACTTCTCTGAG ATACCCTTCGTCTTCGGCAACAAGGAGCAGCAGCTCACCCCGCTGGGAAACACCCCGGAGAATATTGCGCTCTCGAAACTCGTCATGAGGATGTGGACGGCGTTTGCCTACGATCTTGATCCGAACGGGCATGGAG TCCCTCAAACACCCATGTGGCCAAGCTACGCAAGTAACGCGACGAACTTTGTTTTTCGGAAAGACGTGAGCTATATTGAGGCGGACGATGATCGGGAGACAGGCGTGGAGTACATCAACAACTTGGTCCGATAA